From the Lactuca sativa cultivar Salinas chromosome 9, Lsat_Salinas_v11, whole genome shotgun sequence genome, the window AATAGATTTGGCATTGGTATATCCATATCATCATTGCATTTTTCCTGCAAATATAAAACAGAATAAATTAAGAAATAAGTTCATTATGGTCTTTGGGGTTTGACAGAAATTAATAATTTGAGAAGAGAAGGGTACAATAAAGTAACTGGAACCATTTATAAAGGTCTGAAGAAGCAGAATGAGTAGTTAATATAAGATATAAATAATTACATTCAGAATGTTTATGAATCAGAAATCATGCCTTCAGTCTATCCCAACACCACCAGAAGTATGCCAAAAACTTCTCTTCAGATATGTCCACTCTGAAGCATATGACCAAAAATTATAGTTTAAAGAGatatagaagaaaaaaaaaagcttaTAAATTATAAGCTCATATCTGTGTGATGACTATTATGGAGttgaaaaacttgaaaaacttgaaaaactCACCCATCCAGTCGAAATCTTTCTCTAACATCAATAAGGTGAGGAGATGTGAAAAGCCCTGTTCTAAACCCACAATTGCGTAGTATTGCTTCAGTAAATGTGCATGTTGATCCCTACAGAAATTCCAAATATACACCAGCATTATTGATAAAATCGACATTACATCTACTTTGAATTGGAGAAATTTTCAAAGTTAAATGGTTAATGATCAAAGATTACCTTTCCTTTTGTGCCTGCTACATGGATGATCTTCATCTTTGAAATCGACTCCTCCAAATCCAGAATCTGTAAGAGAAATCAGATTGCCTTAAATCAGGAGTGCTAATAAGCAATTAAACAGTAATTTCATATTCCAAAACGAAGTTATGTGTTAGTAGCAACTAATATCCACCTTGACGTAATCGAAGAGTAGCTCAAATCTATGGCCGCTGTTGCTCGTATCAGCACGACTTTTCTGAGTAATCAGAGACGATAAAGCGTCCATTGCTTCATCATAAGCTGAGACACTACTAGCTTCATTGGATCCACATTCACCATCTTCACCGACACCAAATAGTAAAACTTTTACTAACAACtcaaaaaatcatataattttaaatctaaaattttgaaattgacaaagtGTGGGATCGAAAACTCGACTTGATTTGCTAATTCGTCAACTGAATACATGTATTCAAATTGAAGGCTATAGCGATTGAATATCGAACAAATGAAGTGCGTAAGAACGAGATAGATCAATTACCTTGTGCCATGTTTGATTGGGCACTGGCTGAGCTTCGGAAACCTGGATTAAGAACAGAGTGATGTGATTCTGCTGATAATATATGCGAAGAGAGGAATTAATGGAAGTGAAGATAGGGAAATCAATGGAGGTGGAAGAGGAGAAGACCAGAGTGATAACAGAAACAAGACGACGATGAGATGAAGGGGTAAGACTGGTTGGTGGGTGGCTAGATTGCGGTTAGGGTGGTGGAAGATTGGCTTGGTGTGGAAGAGAGGAAGGAACGCACTTTATTTGTCCACTACCAAAATATAAAATTGTCACTTTGGATCCATAATGCTACAAAAAGTAGCATAATTAACCCTAAAGTTTTTGAGAAAATTGGTAATAATATTCAATATATCTTAATATAAAAGCAAATATATGGTCAAAAATTTAGTAGAATAAAAAACcataattataaaacataaagAAAAGAATTTGAGCTTGACAATTAgcctaaaaaactaaaaaacctaTAGGTTGTTTGTTATATCTATGGAGACAAGTCATgtagaaatatatataaaaaaccgTTTTGAGACTAGTCCAAAATATTGCATATGGACGTTACAAAGTTCACATTTTTTTTGAAAGATCAATATACATAAAATTCATGTGACCTTAACTCGCACATATTTTTTTTACAATCAATGACATTTTGGTCAATAGACATGAAACATTTTGTTTAATATTCAATTTGTttgtgatccatgaactaagtCGTACAGTCCATCATGTTTTGCCGCTTTAGCCGGGGTGTGACAACAAAAGCAAGTTATCAACCGTTGAGTCGATTGAAGTTGAGAAAATGCTGATAGTTGTTGCAAACTCTACGATGCAAAACTTTTACTTATTTATATCTCATTGTTGGGTCTAACATTTCTTGTAAAGAAGGTTGGAAAGAAGGCATCGATAAATTTACAATCAAACTTTTAAATTGAAAAGTTAAGACGTTATCGATGATATCCTATTGAAATCATTTTTGGGTAGTCTTGGTATTTAATATATGTCATAGTTTCCAGCCTCATAGACCATCATAAACTGATTGAAAATTTTGAGAAATATATTTTCTAGGGGTGTTGAAATTGACGAGAAAACGGTGGATTGGGTTTGTTGGAAAAGcaggtaaaataataataataataataataataataaaaagcgGTTTTGCAATTGGAAGTTTATATGTTTTTCAATAAAGCTCACTTTTtaaatgatgatggtgatgatattTGATGGATAAAACTTCATTGTAAGTTTGTGTGGTCAAAACCATAAATATAACAAAATGTATGTTATATTCTACGACTTTGCGAAGTTCTTATACAGTTCCATAGGAAAATATTATATGTTCTTTCGATCCAAATTGCAGCCATAGAGGTGAATTTTGGATTACTATAGTAAAAAATGGTGATGACAAATTGCCTAGGTTTCGTCTAGAGCACTTATCGTTAATGGGGCGATATTGGTGGCTAACGATTATACTACTTAGAAGAACCTTGTTCTCATCAAGATAAATGCACTTGATAAAAAAGAATCATGTTGAATCGCGTGCTATGTGAGTCAACAATGTCTAATAGTTCGACGATCGATCATAAATTTATGACTTGGTCTTTAGGTTTAATGATTTGAGTATTACTTTACGGCTAGATTGTGATTTACTTTCATCTTTTACTATTGCAAACCGGCTTTCATGGCATGCGAATTTACCCTTAAATTCAACTAAAAATAATGTTTCTTTTCTATGGATGTCCTAGAATCATTGAAACTCTACTTTATTTGGAGTGGTCACCCAAGGAGACGATCATAGTTTTttcctagttttttttttttttttttttttttttttttttttttttttttttttttgatgattaAAGAAGAAATTAAAACTAAACTTGGTTTGATAGCTTCAAAATCCAACTCTTTTTTTTTGGAATGACCCAACTCTTGCTAttttgttttgtattgttttgtattttttatataactCTCGCTGTTTTATCCCGATGGGTGATTCTATGGTACGAGTTAAAGTTTGGGATTTAATTAGAGAGCGGATTCGAAAAAGGTTATCTTCTTGTAAAATGAAATTAGTCTCAATTAGTGGCAGACTGACCTTAACTAGGTCAGTTTTGGGAAGTTTGTGTATTTATTATTTTTCGCTTTTTGAACTTCCTACAACGATTGGTTAGATTTTCGAGTCCTATAGAGCTCTTTTTTTTTGGGTATGGATGATGACCGGATGCATATTCATTGGGTGAAATGGGAGTTTGCTCTTAATTCAAAAAATAATGGTGGCTTAGATATTGGGAGTTTAGATGCTTTTAATCTTGCTCTTTTGTACAAAATTGAGGTGGAGATTCATTCATGAGGATTGATTCCCTTTGGGTTCGGCTCATTAAGTGCTTACGTGGCCCTGATGGAGGTTTTTGGGGTGGTCATCGGTCTTATGGTGGTAGGGGAGTTTGGCACAAAATTATTGGCTATATTAATCAATTGCATGAGAGAAATGTGGTTGATAAAAACTTGATGTCTATTGTGATTCGAGATGAATCTCTTGCTAAGTTTTGGGAAGATGCATGGTGTGGTGGGTTGATTTTTAAAAACCAATTCCCTAGACTTTATATTGTGTCTAATGTGAAGAATGCTCTTGTTGGTGATCTTTGGTCTCCGAATGGATGGAACCGTACTTGGTGTCGTGCAATTAGGGGAGGGGTTAAAACTTTGCAATTTTACAGCTTAATGGATTTGAATAGtcatgttgtgttgggttctcatccaaaTAGATGGTATTGGGAGCTTGATTCTACTGGTATTTTTCTGTTAAGTCCATTAGAAGACATATAGATGGCGTTCATCTTCCGGTAGGAGGTGCTATTACAAGATGGAATAAATATGTTCATATTAAAGTGAATGTGTTTATGTGGTGGTTTATGTTAGACAGATTACCTCTCCGAACCAATATGATTGATAGAGAAGTGGAATTTGACTCAGTGTTGTGTCTTGTTTGCCAATGTGTTTCAGAAAATATCTCTCATTTGTTTTTTCAGTGCCCTGTAGCTCAACAAATTTGGCAGCATGTATCTTTTGGTTGGATGTTAAGTTTACGGACTTTGGCTCCCTAGTAGATTTGGTAGATTGGGTGGATGCTAGGCTAGTAGGTAGGATGAAAAGAGTGATTGTGGAGTCAGTGTGTTTGACGGTGATTTTGGTTCTTTGGACATACATGAATATGGTAATTTTTAGGCCTAATAAGTAAGTATAGGAAGCAATTTATTTTTGATAGCATTGTTGAACATTCTTTTAGGTGATTTTATTTTCGTTATATTAATATTAGGATTAATTGGACTTGGATGAATAATCCAATCctgtcttaactttgttttttATTTGCTAGTTTCTTGCTAGCTTTGGTATCTTAATAAACATTTTCTTTCGTTAAAAAAATAGCCAAATGTTAGTTCAATACATAACTCAAAAACCAAAATAACACCTTGTTTTTCTTATCTATTGGATTTTGATGGAAGAAAAACATTAGAGAGTGATCACTGAAAAGCCTTTTAAACGATCATACATATAGTTTAATGTAAGAAAATTATTGTATTTACCAAATATATAAAACTTATAGCCCAACAAACTAACTGATTTTCACTTTTAATTATATTTCTAACTAGTAATCTGTAAATAATATTGTATTACACAAAATGAAAAACAAATCGTCTGGGTGGTGTAGTCGGTTATCACGCTAGTCTCACACACTAGAGGTCCCCGGTTCGAACCCGGGCTCAGACAattgtttttaactattttttagtTTAAATACCCATTTTGTCGACCAGATATATTCTGATTTCATTTTCGTGTATATTCTAAAAAAATTAATCTCACCTAAAAACGACATTATTAGCATGACTAGATTAAATGTTCGTATATTTTGTtctattattgttttttttttctttttaatttttctggTTGACCTTGATTTACCATACAACACAAGTTGAGGAGTTGCTTTCACCGAATGCTTACACAAGTCGTCTATCAAAAAGTCCACCATTCAATAtccaataaatatataaataaatttaagGATATAATCtaaaccataaataataaaatcatttaaatcTCCAATTTTCCTTTTTGGTTTTTCCTTGACCAAATCCATGTCTACTAGACTACTACAAATCTACAATTGTATACTCCCTCATGCAATTAAACTAATCATTACATTAATAAGTCCACACCATATATTCTTCTACTATTTGTACCACATGCATTAAGATTTGTATGTTTTTGTAAgtaaaaaacaaattttccataCATCATTTCCATAATTAGCATTCTATCTTGCAGTCGAGAACAAAGATATGGCGCCATTGCAGAGATCGACGTCGGCAATCGCACCTCAACGTCAACCCGATCAACTTCAGATCCACCACTTTACCCATCAACACCCTGTTCACAAACTGTTCATGGCGTTTGAATTCACCTGCGACGGCTGCAAGACGCGTGGATACGGCGTAAGATACCGATGCTCCGCCTGTAATTTTGACCTCCATGAACATTGCGCCACCGCCGCCCACCGTCTCCAATCCCACGTCCACCCTCACCACCAGATCGTCCTCGTAAACCGCCCAGGAACCTCACACTTCTGCGACGTTTGCAAAGGCTTCACCGACGGGCTTAGCTACACCTGTCAGACGTGTGAGTTTGACGTTCACACGCTCTGTACCCAGATCCCGGTGGCCACCGGAGTCCCGAAGTTGAAGGTGGATCCGTGTCAGCAGCAGCAAGGAGGCGTGCAGTGGGCCCAACCTACGACGGCGTTTGGTGGTCATCATCAAAATCAACCGGTGGTGATGGTGAACCAGTTCCAGCAAGGAGTACCTGCGTCGACGACGGCGTTTGTTGATTATTATGGAACGAATAATGGTAAGCCTGTGCAGATGATGAACCACCAACAGTATCACCACCAGCAGCAGCTGCATCAACAAGGTGTATCTACGACGGCGTTTGGTGGATATCAAGgagtgaataataataataatcaagctGTGATGATcaaccaacaccaccaccaccaccagcaaCTGCAACAGCAGCAACAACAGCAGGCGTTTGGTGGTTATCAGAATCAACAGTTCGGTGGTTATAATAATCAACCGGTGATGATCAAtcagcagcagcagcaacaacagcagCAAGGGAATAAGTCGAGTACTCTTTCGAATGTGGGGAAAATTGCTGCTAATGTTCTTATGACTTCTCTTATTGGTGTTCCTATAAATTTTAACTCAAGAAAGTGATCAGCTTTTGCGATGGCTTAAGTATGTCGGAAGAGGGTTTTCAttgtaattttaattacattaatgAATGATCAATTGTATATCTgtactttttatttatttccatACTTTATCATCAAATATCACTGATTTATGATGAAATAATTCAACTGCTTCTTTTATAGTTTAATAAACTTGTTTCTTGTTTGTTTAGCCATGATATGTCATAATTTTGAGGAGTAATGATGATACCAATAGTTATCATCACACCAGATTAGTTAAGGATCTCGAGTGTACGTAGGATTAATCATTGGAGGGTTTCCGACCTGATAACTGACAGTACACATCAAAATAGACATTGTTAAGGTCGTGAGTAGATCTGGtaaacgtgtcgtgtcgtgttaagACATTAAACGGGTTGAAATGGCTTGACCCTAACCCGACTCGTTTAATTattgtgtcgtgtcaacccgtttatttttgtgtcggtttcgtgtcgggtttcgggttaaggtCTAGAtcttgtaaatatgttgtgtcaTGTCTGCTTGAAACATTTTAAAGGTTGTAAAGTAGGAGTTATGATGCACAAATAAAAAAGTGAAACATTGGAGTTAGGAGATGGAATGAAAAAAAATTTAGTAAGTTTAGAAGGCAAAATGAAAAGAGTTGAAGTTGGGGAAAAAAGGGATAATTGGTGAGGATgaataaatttaaataactttgaaaatttgaatattaTTTCTAATTCTTGAGTTTGGCTCACTATAAGTTTATAACATACTCCCTccatcccaaaattattgtccacagacaaaaaacacgcAGATTAAGAAAAGCAATcagtagttttgtatttttgagtAAAATGACCCTCTTGCCCTTTTCTAAAAACAATGGGAAATGTGTATTTGTAATTATTGATGTTTACTTTATAAAATGTTAGGGGTAATATGGTAAAAATATATTTCTACTTTTGGtagtggacaataattttgggacaaaCTAAAATAGTAAGGTGGACAATAAAATTGGGACGAATGgagtataatatatttataaaaatatgaaatttataataaataatatataattaaacgggtcatattcgagttgaaagtcttgaccctaaccatacccgtttaattatcgtgtcgtgtcgtgtcaacccgtttacatAAACGTGTCAAAATCTATAACCCTAACCCGCTAttttcgtgtcgggttcgtgtcgggttttCATATCGTGTCATGTTTTGTCAAGTCTACTCCTAAGAATAACATCCAATAATCAAACTAGATAATACGTCTCTCTACCAtatacacacagagagagagagagagagagagagagagagagagagagaaagagacttGAATGACAAATAAAAttaagtttagtgacaaaatcaaaATGACAACAAAATAGTTAATTTGTTACATAAATTGG encodes:
- the LOC111912428 gene encoding uncharacterized protein LOC111912428 — encoded protein: MAPLQRSTSAIAPQRQPDQLQIHHFTHQHPVHKLFMAFEFTCDGCKTRGYGVRYRCSACNFDLHEHCATAAHRLQSHVHPHHQIVLVNRPGTSHFCDVCKGFTDGLSYTCQTCEFDVHTLCTQIPVATGVPKLKVDPCQQQQGGVQWAQPTTAFGGHHQNQPVVMVNQFQQGVPASTTAFVDYYGTNNGKPVQMMNHQQYHHQQQLHQQGVSTTAFGGYQGVNNNNNQAVMINQHHHHHQQLQQQQQQQAFGGYQNQQFGGYNNQPVMINQQQQQQQQQGNKSSTLSNVGKIAANVLMTSLIGVPINFNSRK